ACCATTACAAAGAGAGGGGAAAAAGTTGTGGAAAAGCATCTAATTTTATCTAAAACGAATCGTTTGCATGAAAATACATGGAAATTGGCCTCTTCCTATTACCCCTCTTGCACCAGAAAGAAGACAAGAAAACCAGAACTAAAACAGTAGTCCTATATATGTAACTGCCACCGTAAACCACTTAATCAAAGTATCTATACAAACTTCAAACTTAAGATATCATACGCAAAACGCAGGTTATCTGGTAAATTGAAAGGTTATCTTTCGCAACTAGCTAAAATATATGGATGTAGTTGTATGAACACAGCAAAGATGGTACATGACCTTAAGCGATGAGAAGAGCAGTTGAATATAGGCAATACACTGGCCAACACAGGCTCCAAACAATACCAAGTTGACCCAAAGGAAAAACCAccaaaatgcttcacttgaaacTCATAGAATATGAACTTGATTAAGAATCTACAATTTCTTCTTTCAATACCAATAACTTTTAGAGACTAGAGTGAACGAAAACACCAATTTTAGACAACAATGAGATCAAGTTCCACGTAACAAAAGCTGAGCTCTAATTTTATGAAAGTTTAGAGTTAATCATGCAAAAAATAATTTCTAAGTTCATACAAAAAGATGAAAAAACTTAATTTTATGATATACAGGAAACATGATCATGTCTCCTCCCACAAATTCTGATAAACATTGGCCATACAATGAAATCTTACATTAGAAAAGCATAGGTGTCTACTCATAGAAGCTACTGTATCCTTGTACTTGGTTCTTTTGAAAAGAGGATCCAGTGCCAATTCACTAACATCTACGGTCGTATTTGTTTCACTTTACAATGAGTTACAGATTTGCGCTTCCccatcagattttgagtattCCAGTTTCAATTGTAGTGCACCAGTTCATTCTGCATGCATAGAACTGATTGCGATAGAACATTATATAAAATGACATCTATGATGATTCAACGGTCTGCCTAGCCACTGCAACAGACTGGAAGAAACTGAGTGACAGGGAAAACCACCAAAAAGATTCACCTGAAACTCAGAATAAAAACCTGATTAAAAGCCTGTAATTTCTCCTGTCAATTCTAATAGATTAGAGATACGAGCAAATTAGAAAAGCTCACTAAAGAGACTAGCAATTTATTAGTTTAGCTGGAACTTAAGCATCTGTTATGTCCTAAAATGTTCTACGACTATGTGAATCATATTGTCGAGACATCAGACAAGTTCGGATTTAGCAGAAGTGACTACAGAAGACATTGAAAACGTTTCCAACTCGAGTATATCAATAAGCTAATGGAAACATAAGGAcctaattcgacaacattttttttttttttttgatataattGGACAACAGTTAAATAGAATCAGATGAACGCACATATCAAATCTAACATTCAAAAAAGATgctccataactttttcatttgGAAGATATGTCCCTCTCCTAGTAAGTCTTTGAATGTATACTCATCtccatttgaagaacttcctttACTAATTTATTTCCTATTTTGATTaccttaatttatttattttcttaattaggAACTTAGTATTTGAAAAGGAAAAAACAAGTTGCATGGAGAAAATAGTAAATTGTTTGATTAACACTCTAATAACTACAAACTATAGTGCTTATGCATTAGTTCAAAATAATGTGAACAGCTTACAGAAGAAAGAAAGCATGAGTATGATGGATGAGTAGATGGATCCATTCCGCGACAGACAGGGTCATCGCGAACTGCACTTACAGTTATAGAGCTATAATGTAGACCACGTAAAAAAAGGAAAGGTTACAAATGTTCCTTTTCTTTATAAAGTACTGATAGTTTCTTGATGATTACAGATGCCCCTTTTATATAAAGTACTCCTTCTGTCGCAATTTATGCAGCACCCTTTGATTGACAAGGCACAAAgtttatgaagaaaaaaaaaggaagactcttgtaatttgtggtctaaaacaaaccttaGTTATTTGTGTATTTATAAATCATTACATTAACAGTATAGGGGAATTTCAAAGATAAGAGTTGTTTCGAATAATTAAAAGGTGACATTCATTGACTAAAAGGGaaagtgtgccacataaattgggatggagggagtaatagttTCTTCTTTTATGGGACACAGACAGCCACATAATTTTCAGAAGTCAATACTTAATAACTCAAGTTTCATGTATAGCGCATCCTTACTGGCTATTCTGCtcagactctccaaaaatgtaTTACTTTTAGAGGATCCAGCACGCACCCGATGAAGAGTCCGAGAAACATAGCTTACTGGTAACGACAAACTTTTAGAGGTTCCACTTTGTTTTTACAGGAATTTAGAAGAACTCAATGCATAACATCAATTAACGTATCAATGGACACTCTTGCATAAGAATGTATTAATGAGCACACATACAGTTGCGAACAGTaccatctataaacaggaaaaagggaaaaaaagcTATTCGGGACAAGCCAAAGAGCAAAATAAACAGATGCTATGTTTTACCTGATAAGATACCTTTAGCAATCACATCCAAGAAGAGGACAAAGAATCATACCCGAAATTAGGAATCTGTCAAGACAGTTAAAGCAACCTAGTGACTTAAGCACCTTGAACTAAAATCTAGTgcatcataaaaaataaaaaaaaataaaaaaaataaaagaaggaagaaagaaagagaagctACCTCAGAAAAAGAAAAGCACAACTAAGTTGAACTCCATATTGCAGCATTGAAATTCTCTAACTCCTTTGAGCTTGATCCATATACCGCTTTAATTGTGTCTATGCAACAACTGCAATCGGATCACTTTCTTTAATCAAAACAGCAGTATCTGATAGAATTTCACCGGTCAAGACTCAAGACTTTCACAAAATCTGTACGCAACGAGTAAATGAGCAAACATCAATGAATTACCTGCAAGCTTCCTTGTTGAACTTTTTCTTTTCAATCCCATACAGTGTCTCAAAGATGTCCGGTTCCACCCGACAAAAATATGGACGATCTAAAGCAAGTGAAAAAACAATAATTCAAGAAATTCACCAATAtaacaaaagcaaaaaaaaaaaaaaaaaattcatcaagAGATAAATAAATGTTTCACCTGCATAAATGGAGCATTTTCTTGTGCTCTTATCAAAATGTATGCACCATCCATCAGAACCCACCAAGCTGTTGAATAACTGATAAGAAAATTCCATGTAAAAAGCTTCAAACTTTATGTAATAGCCTTTTcattttagatgtcccaaaataTTTGACACAAATCTACTGTTAATAACAATCTGTTCATGTTGGAGTCCTAAAATATTTTACACAAAATCTATTACTTAtatcttaaaataaaataaaaaatattacttTTCTGTCTTACTAAATACAATCATAGTTTGACacttcactacaacaacaactacgTCTCAGTTCCAAACAAGTTGGGGTAAGCAAATGAATAGCCCATTATTTCATTTAAGCTCATTTCATATCTATGATAATTGGCAAGTTGGGGTAAGCTATATGAATACCCACTATTTCATTTAAGCTCATTTCATGTCTATAAGAATTCATCGTGGATTGGCAAGTTTAACGTTGGCTGCTAGCGCCTACAACAGCCTTCCTCCTTTATTCGGGCTTGGGATGGCAAATATAATACAAAAATTGAATTGACATAAAAAGATCCATGACCATTCAAATACTGTATTAAACATGACAGATCAGTACTAAAAAATAAGAATTAGCGACAGATAAATTTTGTAACTAAACAGCAAAATATCCTATTTAGCAACGAATTATAAAAAAATGTGTTAACTATGACAAATTTAGCAACGATTAGTGACGTGGGTTCTTTATTCCTGCTGTTAAACCCTGACGTTGTTTTCTTGATAGTTGCCAGTGGTACACCAGACTTCGGGGTGGCTATCTTTTGCTTTAAACTTTCTATTTATAGTCAACAAATATCTAATAACACTACTTATTTTAGATCACGaaattcaaaagtctttcctTTCATTCTTAAATTCCGTGTCGCTCAAACACGTTCATATAAATTGGACGTACACTACTCCCACCGTCCCAATTTTAGTGTCttattttcctcttttttctGTCTCAGAAAGAGTCTCTTTTTATACTTAGTAATTTGACAAGTTTAAAATAACAAGATTTAAAGGACTACAAATAtcttgagcctgtttggatgggctcaTGTTTATAAGctacaaacagcttataagctaaaaaaataagttggtagtctaacttttttttttggcttataagctgttttcagcttataagctgttttcagcttataagctgctttagataagctaagtcaaatgggcccaattattttttagcttattttaagcataaaatgactttaagctgaccagtcaaacactcaaaaaagctaaaaatagcttataagcaacttataagccaatccaaacggctccttaaatATAATTTAAGACCATAGGATTAAAAAaattctctttatttcttaacTTCGTAGCCAATCAAGCTAATACACTTAAATTGGGAGAGAGGGAGTATAAAACATGACAAATGTAGTATAATCCATCATATTCATCAAACCCACATAATTCAAACtcttggtcttggtcactacccagtgtaatcccacaatagtggggtctggggagggtaagatgtacgcagccttacccctacctgggtagggaggctgtttccgattgaccctcggcaaccctcctcctttatccgggcttgggaccggcaatgtgagcgagctcacacaggcggagttccACATAATTCAAACTcaaaaaaattaaatgaaaacaaaaaaaaaaaaaaaaaaaaagaacctcaACATCAGAAGGGTCATCGAAAATCTCTTCAGGAGAAGGAAAATTCGGCCCTTTTTCAAGTTTACAACATGCACCACAATTCTTGACACACTGCCACGTGGGTTCTTTATTTCTACTGTTAAACCCTGAAGTTATTTTCTTTACGGTAGGTCCACTGGTGGTTATATTTGGTTTACCAATTTGGGTTTTAGGGTTTGGTCTCTGACGTGGCTGCTTCGCCTTCGCCGCCGTGGGAACGGTGGCGACACGTGGCAGAACCACCATAGCTAGGGAAAGAGACATTGGATTTTCTTATGGATTGGTTAAGCCATTGCCGCCAGATAAAAGGCGGTAaaaggtcaaatatacccctgtactactGTCAGAAATAGTTTAATTATAACCCTCTCTTATACTTTCGTTCGTAATATGCCCCTTCTATTATAATTTGACACATTATTGCCATTAATATTAGATAAACACGTGTCAAGCTCAAAATTAGATGATTTACTCTTCTTTCCAATTTTAGACGGGTGAGTTTTCAAAGAAATTGGGTATTTAAAATTGTGGGAGGGAGAGGAAGGGGAGGGTGAGTCATTTTATTCTGAACTTGACACGTGTCTCTCTGTTTAAATTACCGACAAAATTGTGCTAAttataatgaatgatgtatatTTGGATCGAAAATATAATGTAAAAGGTATATTTAAATTGAAAGTATAACGAGGATTATATCTGAAAATATAGGGTATATTCGACTCTTTCCCGTATaaaatgggtcatttgcactttttccCTATTTATGTTGGTCTGTCCCTTATAACAAGCAActttgaagaaattgcacgattcTCCCTTCAAATAGGCCagtctttaattatttttttttaccttCAAAATTGAACTTTAGCAGTGCGTAAGTTGTTTAAGGGCGGGAATATAACTTATGAAATATTATGATACGAAATATAAACTTATGCTCCTGAAAAAATTGTTTGCCTCGAGtggcaaaattaaagaccggcaCAAAATAGGAGAAAAAGGTGCAAATGACCCAACAATTTTTTTGCGGGGCATAAGTTAATATTTTCGCACTATAATATCTTACAAGTTATGGTTTACGTACTTAAAATTTATATTCCACTAGGCATAAATTTGGCTACTTAACGACAAAAATCAAAGACCAGCCCGTTTGAAGGATACACCGTGCAATTTCATAAAATCTTTAGGCGTAAGTGTAGAAATAGCCTCTTTAGAGACGTTTATAATTTgtcctttattttttttaaat
The nucleotide sequence above comes from Lycium barbarum isolate Lr01 chromosome 3, ASM1917538v2, whole genome shotgun sequence. Encoded proteins:
- the LOC132630143 gene encoding uncharacterized protein LOC132630143 isoform X1, whose product is MSLSLAMVVLPRVATVPTAAKAKQPRQRPNPKTQIGKPNITTSGPTVKKITSGFNSRNKEPTWQCVKNCGACCKLEKGPNFPSPEEIFDDPSDVELFNSLVGSDGWCIHFDKSTRKCSIYADRPYFCRVEPDIFETLYGIEKKKFNKEACSCCIDTIKAVYGSSSKELENFNAAIWSST
- the LOC132630143 gene encoding uncharacterized protein LOC132630143 isoform X2, whose translation is MSLSLAMVVLPRVATVPTAAKAKQPRQRPNPKTQIGKPNITTSGPTVKKITSGFNSRNKEPTWQCVKNCGACCKLEKGPNFPSPEEIFDDPSDVELFNSLVGSDGWCIHFDKSTRKCSIYADRPYFCRVEPDIFETLYGIEKKKFNKEACRYCCFD